The Bacteroidales bacterium nucleotide sequence TGATATAATCGAAGGGCGATATATTAACGAAATGGATATAATTAATTATCGAAAAGTTGTGGTAATTAGCAACTTAGCAAAAAATACACTGTTTGCTAATGACGAAGAACCATTGAATAAATTTATTAGGGTAAACGGCGTTTATTATAAAGTTGTAGGCATATTCAAATCAAAAAAATCAGGCGGACAAGCGCAAGGAGAAGAAAAAAACGTACACCTTCCATTTACCACAATGCAACGAATATATAATTACGGAGATATTGTTTTTTGGTTTTCCCTAACAGCCGATCCAAAAATATCTGTTGCAACAGTCGCCGACAATGTTATGAAGATATTGAAAAAACGCCACAAAATACACCCCGAAGACGATAGAGCAATTGGACACTTCAACGTAGAAAAAGAGTTTAAAAAAGTAAACGGACTTTTCCTGAGTGTTGCCGCATTAATATGGATAGTAGGTATTGGAACTTTACTGTCTGGAGCAATTGGTATTAGCAATATAATGTTAGTAGTTGTGAAAGAGCGAACTAATGAGATAGGAATAAGACGAGCAATCGGGGCATCGCCATTTAAAATAATTACCCAAGTTATATCCGAGTCGATAGTATTGACATTATCAGCCGGTTGGTTGGGGTTAGCAGCGGGAGTCGGTGTTATACAAATAATAGATACTGCAACTTCCGGAGCTGAGTTTCCCATAATGTATAATCCAATGATAAGTTTTAACATGGGACTCTTTGCGCTCGGAATATTAATAGTTAGCGGAATAATCGCAGGATTGATACCTGCCCACCGAGCAGTTAAAATGAAGCCAATAGAAGCATTACGAACAGAAAAATAAAAAAACCTTTAAATAAAGTTATTATGAGAAAAATACTCAAACGATCGCTGTTAGTATTAGTAGTCTTAATATTTGCTTATACAATATTCTTCCTGTTTCAAAAATCAAGGAAAAAGCCAGTTATATATACAATTGAAACACCTTTTAAAACCAACATTGTAAATAAAACTGTCGCAACAGGAAAAGTAGTTCCACGCAAGGAGATTGAAATCAAACCTCGTGTAAGTGGTATAGTTAACGAACTGTTTGTCGAACCAGGGGACATAGTACGAGTAGGCACACCTTTAGCCAGAATAAAAATTGTCCCCGATATGATAAGCCTTAACAACGCAGAATCGAGAGTTGAAAAAGCCAAAATATCTTTAGACGATGCTCAAAGGGTTTATGACAGGCAGAAACAACTGTTTGATCAACAGGTG carries:
- a CDS encoding ABC transporter permease — translated: MFDIDHFKEIIHTLKSNKMRTIMTAFGVFWGIFMLVVMLGMGNGFKNAIFKNLGDFATNSAFMWTNITTKPYAGFDKGRSWNFRNGDIAALTHNVEGLERLAPRVQASRRNTSNNVVYGTKSGSFTVYGDYPDWNYIDPVDIIEGRYINEMDIINYRKVVVISNLAKNTLFANDEEPLNKFIRVNGVYYKVVGIFKSKKSGGQAQGEEKNVHLPFTTMQRIYNYGDIVFWFSLTADPKISVATVADNVMKILKKRHKIHPEDDRAIGHFNVEKEFKKVNGLFLSVAALIWIVGIGTLLSGAIGISNIMLVVVKERTNEIGIRRAIGASPFKIITQVISESIVLTLSAGWLGLAAGVGVIQIIDTATSGAEFPIMYNPMISFNMGLFALGILIVSGIIAGLIPAHRAVKMKPIEALRTEK